Within the Thermostichus lividus PCC 6715 genome, the region GGCTAGCACTCCCCCCCGCGCTGCCTCGCCCGCATCGGCAAGGGCAATTTGCACGGCTCCCACCCGATTGGCTTGGCCGGCGCCAATGCCTTGGGTTTGGCGATCGCGACTCACGACAATGGCATTGGACTTCACATGCTTGACCACCTTCCAAGCAAAGAGGAGTTCCGCCATCAGTTCCGGGGCTGGTTCCGCTGCTGTCATGACCTGCCATGTGTCTGGTTCAATAGGCATCGGGCGAATATCTTGGACTAAAAATCCGCCAGCAATGGTTTGAATGGCTGTTTCCGGTGCCTCAGTCAGATCGCTGAGGGTCAGTACCCGTAGCTTGGGCTTTGTTTTTAGGATGGGGAGTGCCTCTGGCTCACACCCAGGAGCTACAACGCATTCTAAGAAGGTACCGGTAAGGGCTTTGGCGGTGGCGGCATCAATGGGTTGGTTGAGAGCGACAATGCCGCCAAAGGCAGAGACACTATCGGCAGCAAAGGCACGCTCATAGGCCTCAAGGAGGGTGTTCCCCTCCGCAACCCCACAGGGGTTGGTGTGTTTGATGATCGCCACTGCTGGGGTATTGGTCTGGGTAAATTCGCTAATGATAGCGCGGGCGGCTTCAAGGTCAAGGAGGTTGTTATAGCTGAGTTCTTTTCCTTGGCATAGCTCGGCGGCAGACCAGCCCCTAGGCGCTGTGCCAGTCATATACCATGCGGCGACTTGGTGTGGGTTTTCGCCATAGCGCAGCACTTGTTTTTGTTGGCCACTGAGATGAAAGACGGCTGGTAGATGAATTCCCTTAGAAGGTGGCATGGCAATTTGCTGCAAGTAGGTGGCGATCGCCTGATCGTAGCTGGCCGTAAGCACAAAGGCACGTTGGGCACACTCTAAGCGATACTCCAGTCGGGGCTGCTTGTACAGGCGTAATTCGTGAAGATAGCTGTCGTACTGGCTCGGGTGGACTAACACCGTGGTGTGAGCATAGTTTTTGGCCGCTGCTCGTACTAGGGTAGGCCCGCCAATATCAATTTGCTCGATCGCCTCTGCTACTGTAATGTTGGGCTGCGCAATGGTCTCGGCAAAGGGATAGAGATTCACCACGACCAAATCAATGGGGTCGATCCCGTGCTCAGCCAGATCTGCTAAATCCTCGGGGCGATCGCGGCGAGCGAGGATACCACCATGAATTTTAGGATGAAGGGTTTTAACCCGCCCCCCCAAGATTTCTGGGGCAGCGGTGTACTCGGCAACGGCGGTCACGGGAATGCCCGCCGCCGCTAGAGTTTTTGCAGTGCCCCCACTGCTGAGGAGCGTAAAGCCAAACTCCTGTACCAATGCCGCAGCAAAGTCCGTCACTCCAGTTTTATCACTGGTACTGAGTAAGGCAATGCGCCCCACGCCGTGTCCCTCCAATGGCAACGTCTAGACAATTCATCCTAGCGGAACATGCTGCTGACAGAGCTATCTTCATGGACACGCCAAATCGTTTCCCCAAGAATACTGGCCACCGACAGCACCGTTAATTGCTCAAACCGCTGAGTTTCTGGTACCGGAATTGTATTGGTGACAATGACTTCCTCAAAATCGCCCCCCTGCAATCGTTCAATGGCTGGTGGCGAAAATACTGCGTGGGTCGCACAGGCATACACCTCCTTTGCTCCCTCCCGTCGCAGTAGCCGTGCCCCTTCCAAAATGGTGCCCGCCGTATCAATCATGTCATCTACCAGTATTGCGGTTTTCCCCTTAACATCCCCAACCACATTCATCACTTCGGCCACATTATGGGATTGGCGACGCTTGTCAATAATGGCTAGGGGGGCATCGTCCAGCTTGTTAGCAAAGGCACGGGCACGAGCCACCCCGCCCACATCCGGTGAGACCACCACAATGTCTTCGAGGTTTTTACTGCGCAGGTAATCTAAGATCACTGGCGAGCCATATACATGATCCACCGGAATATCAAAATAGCCTTGAATTTGTGCCGAGTGCAGATCCATTGCTAAAACGCGACTTGCCCCTGCTTGGGTAATCAGGTTGGCCACCAACTTGGCCGTAATGGACTCACGCCCAGCGGTTTTGCGATCGGCTCGGGCATAGCCATAGTAAGGAATGACCGCGGTGACTTGTCGTGCCGACGCACGGCGGCAGGCATCCACCATGATCAATAGTTCCATGAGATGGTCGTTCACCGGATGGCAGCAGGGCTGAATGAGGTACACATCACAGCCGCGAATGGATTCCTGAATCTGCACATACAGCTCGCCATCCGCAAATCGCTTCCGTACCATTGGGCCTAAGTCAATGCCAAGGTAGCGGGCAATTTCTTGAGCGAGGGGAATGTTGGCAGAACCAGCGAAAAGCTTTAGGCGACTGTGGTCGGCAATGTAAGAGGGAGTTGTAACGGGCAGTGGAACAGTGCGAATCACAGCATCTCCCCAAGATGGCGTGCATTTTATGTGATCTTATCATTTTCGATTTCGAGCGCGTCCCCCCTAAGATTGAATTTATGACAGCATTCGTTTGGGGAGCATAACATTTGCAGCAGCGGCGATCGCAATTCCCCCAAATGGGGGATGTTTTCCACGGCTCGACACTAGCAGCATGGCTGTTTCTGTTGCCTGCTGTGGGTCTTCTGACGCTCTTTGTCTTTGCGCCAATTGTGTACGTTATCTATTTGAGTTTTACCAGTGGCAGCTTGACTCAAGGGGGTATGGCTTGGGTCGGTGGGCAAAACTATCAACGGCTCTTCCAAAGTCCCGATTTTTGGCAAGTTGTGGGCAATACCCTGTACTTTACAGGGGCGACAGTGCTGCCTACCATCTTGATGCCGCTGGCCTTAGCCGTGGGGCTGAATCAGACAGTCTTTGGCCGCAGTCTTTTACGCACTGCTTACTTTTTGCCGACAGTGACCTCGATTGTGGCCGCTGGCTTGGGTTTTCGCTGGTTGTTTCAAACCGATGGGTTAGTCAATCATCTTCTTGCGGCGCTGGGAATGCCGGCGATTGCATGGCTCAGTGATCCAAGCTGGGCAATGCCGGTGCTCATTCTCCTGAGTAGTTGGAAACAACTGGGCTTTAACCTTGTTGTATTTTTAGCAGGCTTGCAAACCATCCCCGGCGATCGCTACGAAGCCGCCCTTTTAGATGGTGCCAACCCATGGCAACAATTTCGTTACATTACCCTACCGGGGTTGCAGCCAACCCTCATCCTTGTTTTGGTGACCACCACCATCTTTACCCTGCGTAGCTTTGAGCAAGTCTATGTCGTAACCGGTGGCGGCCCCCTGAATACAACAAACC harbors:
- the purH gene encoding bifunctional phosphoribosylaminoimidazolecarboxamide formyltransferase/IMP cyclohydrolase, with the translated sequence MGRIALLSTSDKTGVTDFAAALVQEFGFTLLSSGGTAKTLAAAGIPVTAVAEYTAAPEILGGRVKTLHPKIHGGILARRDRPEDLADLAEHGIDPIDLVVVNLYPFAETIAQPNITVAEAIEQIDIGGPTLVRAAAKNYAHTTVLVHPSQYDSYLHELRLYKQPRLEYRLECAQRAFVLTASYDQAIATYLQQIAMPPSKGIHLPAVFHLSGQQKQVLRYGENPHQVAAWYMTGTAPRGWSAAELCQGKELSYNNLLDLEAARAIISEFTQTNTPAVAIIKHTNPCGVAEGNTLLEAYERAFAADSVSAFGGIVALNQPIDAATAKALTGTFLECVVAPGCEPEALPILKTKPKLRVLTLSDLTEAPETAIQTIAGGFLVQDIRPMPIEPDTWQVMTAAEPAPELMAELLFAWKVVKHVKSNAIVVSRDRQTQGIGAGQANRVGAVQIALADAGEAARGGVLASDGFFPFADSVQAAALAGIAAIIQPGGSLRDHDSIQAANEAGIAMVFTGQRHFRH
- a CDS encoding ribose-phosphate pyrophosphokinase, with the protein product MIRTVPLPVTTPSYIADHSRLKLFAGSANIPLAQEIARYLGIDLGPMVRKRFADGELYVQIQESIRGCDVYLIQPCCHPVNDHLMELLIMVDACRRASARQVTAVIPYYGYARADRKTAGRESITAKLVANLITQAGASRVLAMDLHSAQIQGYFDIPVDHVYGSPVILDYLRSKNLEDIVVVSPDVGGVARARAFANKLDDAPLAIIDKRRQSHNVAEVMNVVGDVKGKTAILVDDMIDTAGTILEGARLLRREGAKEVYACATHAVFSPPAIERLQGGDFEEVIVTNTIPVPETQRFEQLTVLSVASILGETIWRVHEDSSVSSMFR
- a CDS encoding carbohydrate ABC transporter permease, which codes for MGDVFHGSTLAAWLFLLPAVGLLTLFVFAPIVYVIYLSFTSGSLTQGGMAWVGGQNYQRLFQSPDFWQVVGNTLYFTGATVLPTILMPLALAVGLNQTVFGRSLLRTAYFLPTVTSIVAAGLGFRWLFQTDGLVNHLLAALGMPAIAWLSDPSWAMPVLILLSSWKQLGFNLVVFLAGLQTIPGDRYEAALLDGANPWQQFRYITLPGLQPTLILVLVTTTIFTLRSFEQVYVVTGGGPLNTTNLLVFYIYQQAFAFFDIGYAAAAATVLLVVTLGLTWLQLRARQDPHS